The following proteins are encoded in a genomic region of Paenibacillus sp. FSL R7-0273:
- a CDS encoding penicillin-binding transpeptidase domain-containing protein, with translation MVKRIKLRTLFIGGCITLFFLVLVVRVFWIQVMQNDFWHEKAITQWAHTSVLKAKRGTIEDRNGSILASDVPAYTVVVNPEVIAERGIGAEVIEGLHELLGKPEDELKKLVEAKDDKGKYLKNREIRNEGWKINKELADKVKAFYEELEEKHNILETGVGLITEQKRYYPKGSLAAHILGYTNRDGEPIMGMESYFNKQLQGTNGKLYYQSDGKGIKLPESQDTYQPAVNGSNIKLTIDSTIQRYIEEAMQKAYDQYKPKSITVIAADPNTMEILGLANMPTFNPNEFWKYAADPGVFFNHAIKTRFEPGSTFKIVPLAGAVEEKLFNPDATFMSGSIRIKGYGKPLYDQNRSGYGEISYLEGVKRSSNVAFVKLGYEMLGPERLLQYVDDFGFNQPTGIDLPGEISGLVNPTPNNASENATIAYGHGKIQVTPIQQLTAMSAIANGGKLMVPHVVKEITDPNSGKTTVTQPEVVRQVISEESARETSSYLEQVVADLDHGTGRHAYIEGYRVAGKTGTAIKPDGKGGYDRDKVRSSFLGYAPANNPKIAVYVVIDEPADAVGGGAAAGPVFKEIVSEALPYMGVPKVTTSEGSSSAAGKTTPSAQRSAPDLTGKTMQEARKLLIEQGFDFETVGSGSSVVSQYPEAETLLASGQRIYLLSQQGEQASIPDLKGQSLRDALEVLNLLKVGISVEGEGYVTEQTETTSNGKKLVQLKLNPLNAYGEDIPVAASEEEAADAGDTGG, from the coding sequence ATGGTAAAGAGAATTAAACTTCGCACGCTGTTTATAGGAGGGTGTATTACCCTCTTTTTTCTTGTTTTAGTCGTCCGGGTATTCTGGATTCAGGTAATGCAGAATGATTTCTGGCATGAGAAGGCCATTACCCAATGGGCCCATACCTCAGTCCTCAAAGCGAAGCGGGGGACGATCGAAGACCGTAACGGAAGTATTCTGGCCAGTGATGTGCCGGCGTACACGGTAGTTGTGAATCCCGAGGTGATTGCCGAGCGGGGGATTGGAGCTGAGGTTATCGAAGGGCTTCATGAGCTGCTGGGCAAACCGGAGGATGAACTGAAGAAGCTGGTTGAAGCCAAGGATGATAAGGGCAAATATCTCAAAAACCGTGAAATCCGTAACGAGGGCTGGAAAATTAATAAGGAGCTTGCGGATAAGGTAAAGGCTTTCTATGAGGAGCTCGAGGAAAAGCATAATATCCTCGAAACCGGAGTCGGACTGATTACGGAGCAGAAGCGCTATTATCCGAAGGGTTCTTTAGCCGCGCATATTTTAGGTTATACGAACCGCGATGGAGAGCCCATCATGGGGATGGAAAGTTATTTCAACAAGCAGCTCCAAGGTACAAACGGCAAGCTCTATTACCAAAGTGACGGCAAGGGGATTAAGCTCCCGGAATCACAGGATACCTATCAGCCTGCGGTCAACGGCAGTAATATCAAGCTAACCATAGACAGCACTATTCAGCGTTATATCGAAGAAGCTATGCAGAAGGCATATGACCAGTACAAGCCTAAGAGCATAACCGTCATTGCTGCTGATCCCAATACGATGGAAATTCTCGGTCTGGCTAACATGCCGACCTTTAACCCTAATGAATTCTGGAAGTATGCCGCCGATCCCGGGGTCTTCTTCAATCATGCTATCAAAACAAGATTTGAACCGGGCTCCACGTTCAAGATTGTCCCGCTTGCGGGAGCGGTGGAGGAGAAGTTGTTTAATCCGGACGCAACCTTCATGTCCGGTTCTATCCGGATCAAGGGGTACGGCAAGCCGCTGTATGACCAGAACAGAAGCGGTTATGGCGAAATCTCCTACCTGGAAGGCGTGAAGCGTTCGAGTAACGTGGCCTTCGTCAAGCTCGGCTATGAAATGCTCGGACCCGAAAGGCTGCTGCAATATGTGGATGATTTCGGATTTAACCAGCCTACCGGTATTGACCTTCCGGGTGAAATCAGCGGTCTTGTTAATCCAACGCCGAATAATGCTTCAGAGAATGCAACGATCGCATACGGACACGGCAAGATACAGGTAACTCCCATTCAGCAGCTGACCGCTATGTCGGCAATCGCTAACGGCGGCAAGCTGATGGTGCCGCACGTGGTTAAGGAGATCACCGATCCCAATTCCGGCAAGACTACCGTAACCCAGCCGGAGGTGGTGCGCCAGGTTATATCCGAGGAAAGCGCCAGGGAAACAAGCAGCTATCTGGAGCAGGTCGTTGCTGACCTGGATCATGGAACCGGCCGTCATGCTTACATTGAAGGCTACCGGGTAGCGGGCAAGACGGGTACGGCTATTAAGCCTGACGGCAAGGGCGGGTATGACCGCGACAAGGTGCGCTCTTCTTTCCTCGGATATGCACCGGCCAATAACCCGAAAATTGCAGTCTATGTTGTCATTGACGAGCCTGCCGATGCAGTCGGCGGCGGTGCTGCGGCAGGTCCGGTGTTCAAAGAGATCGTATCCGAGGCATTGCCGTATATGGGGGTGCCTAAAGTTACAACATCAGAGGGCAGTAGCTCTGCAGCCGGAAAAACTACACCTTCGGCGCAGCGCTCTGCACCCGATCTGACCGGCAAAACGATGCAGGAGGCCAGAAAATTGCTGATTGAGCAGGGCTTCGACTTTGAAACGGTCGGCAGCGGAAGCAGTGTGGTTAGCCAGTATCCGGAGGCAGAGACCCTGCTTGCTTCGGGGCAGAGAATCTATCTGCTAAGCCAACAGGGTGAACAGGCATCGATTCCTGACCTCAAGGGACAGTCGCTGCGCGATGCGCTGGAGGTGCTTAATCTGCTCAAGGTAGGCATTTCTGTAGAAGGCGAAGGCTATGTGACCGAGCAGACGGAAACCACCTCTAATGGCAAAAAGCTGGTTCAGCTGAAGCTTAATCCGCTCAATGCATACGGCGAGGATATTCCGGTAGCTGCTTCGGAGGAAGAAGCAGCGGATGCCGGAGATACCGGAGGTTAG
- the rsmH gene encoding 16S rRNA (cytosine(1402)-N(4))-methyltransferase RsmH encodes MFHHITVLKEEATEGLHIKEDGIYVDCTLGGAGHSSLIASKLSGSGRLICLDQDDWALDNAKERLAEYGEKVVTVKTNFRDLEQVLRTLPFVPQADGVPQVDGILFDLGVSSPQFDEGERGFSYNHDAPLDMRMDQSAELTAAEIINTWPEQEIARVLFQYGEEKFSRRIARKIVERREEQPVKNTGELVELIKEGIPAAARRTGGHPAKRSFQALRIAVNDELGAFEEGLHGAVRCLAPQGRVSVITFHSLEDRICKQIFSSYLSRCTCPPDFPFCVCGAEGKLKLVNRKPLVPSEEELEHNPRARSAKLRVAEKL; translated from the coding sequence TTGTTTCACCACATCACGGTGCTTAAGGAAGAAGCGACAGAGGGGCTGCACATCAAAGAGGATGGCATATATGTCGACTGTACACTTGGAGGAGCAGGGCACAGCTCGCTGATTGCGTCCAAGCTTAGCGGCAGCGGCCGGCTGATCTGTCTGGATCAGGATGATTGGGCCCTGGATAATGCCAAGGAACGCCTTGCTGAATACGGCGAGAAGGTAGTGACGGTTAAGACCAACTTCCGTGACCTGGAACAGGTGCTGAGGACGCTGCCGTTTGTACCGCAGGCGGACGGGGTTCCGCAGGTGGACGGCATTTTGTTTGATCTCGGCGTATCTTCACCCCAGTTTGATGAAGGGGAACGGGGATTCAGCTACAATCACGATGCCCCGCTTGATATGCGGATGGACCAGTCCGCAGAGCTGACTGCAGCCGAAATTATCAACACATGGCCTGAGCAGGAAATTGCCAGGGTGCTTTTCCAGTACGGGGAAGAGAAATTCTCGCGGCGGATTGCCCGCAAAATTGTGGAAAGACGCGAGGAGCAGCCGGTTAAAAATACCGGTGAGCTGGTAGAGCTGATCAAGGAAGGGATTCCGGCAGCTGCCCGAAGAACAGGAGGCCATCCGGCTAAACGCAGCTTTCAGGCGCTTAGAATTGCTGTGAATGACGAACTGGGCGCATTTGAAGAGGGGCTGCATGGGGCTGTACGCTGCCTTGCACCTCAGGGAAGAGTCTCTGTCATTACCTTCCACTCACTGGAAGACCGGATCTGCAAGCAGATTTTCAGCAGCTACTTAAGCAGATGTACCTGTCCGCCTGACTTTCCGTTTTGCGTATGCGGCGCTGAAGGCAAGCTGAAGCTGGTGAACCGTAAGCCGCTTGTGCCTTCCGAGGAGGAGCTTGAGCACAACCCGCGCGCCCGTTCCGCAAAGCTGCGCGTTGCAGAGAAGTTATAA
- the mraZ gene encoding division/cell wall cluster transcriptional repressor MraZ has translation MFMGEFQHSIDDKGRIIIPAKFRELLGASFVATRGLDSCLFVYPMEEWGIMEQKLKSLSLMKSDARAFSRFFFSGATECVWDKQGRVNLPGNLRQYAKLDKDCVILGVSNRVEIWNKELWEQYFEQSEESFNEIAEKLVDFNFDL, from the coding sequence ATGTTCATGGGGGAGTTCCAGCATAGCATTGACGACAAGGGCCGGATCATTATCCCGGCTAAATTCCGTGAATTGCTCGGAGCCTCATTCGTGGCGACCCGCGGCCTCGATTCCTGCCTGTTTGTTTATCCCATGGAAGAATGGGGAATCATGGAGCAAAAGCTCAAAAGCCTTTCGCTGATGAAATCGGATGCCCGTGCCTTCAGCCGCTTCTTTTTCTCGGGAGCGACGGAATGTGTATGGGACAAGCAAGGCAGGGTTAATCTGCCGGGGAATTTGCGGCAGTATGCCAAGCTGGACAAGGACTGTGTTATTCTGGGCGTTTCGAACCGGGTGGAAATCTGGAACAAAGAGCTATGGGAGCAGTACTTCGAGCAGTCAGAGGAATCGTTCAACGAAATTGCCGAGAAGCTGGTGGATTTCAATTTTGACCTATAA